In Aquipuribacter hungaricus, a single window of DNA contains:
- a CDS encoding PPOX class F420-dependent oxidoreductase, producing MTPRAAATATQTDIEGLLAFCRDRHHVVLTTFRADGSLQSSPVSCGVDDQGRFVVSTYPQRAKVRNARRDPRVSLVVLSDDWDGPYVQVDGTCEVLDLPEALEPLVDYFRSFGREHPDWDEYRAAMSEQGKCLLRVTPVRWGPVATGGFPAHLVDSQG from the coding sequence GTGACCCCCCGCGCCGCGGCGACCGCCACGCAGACGGACATCGAGGGCCTGCTCGCCTTCTGCCGGGACCGCCACCACGTCGTCCTCACGACCTTCCGCGCCGACGGCAGCCTCCAGTCGTCGCCGGTGTCGTGCGGGGTCGACGACCAGGGCCGCTTCGTCGTGTCGACCTACCCGCAGCGCGCCAAGGTCCGCAACGCCCGCCGCGACCCCCGGGTGAGCCTCGTCGTCCTCTCCGACGACTGGGACGGCCCGTACGTCCAGGTCGACGGCACGTGCGAGGTGCTCGACCTGCCCGAGGCGCTGGAGCCGCTCGTCGACTACTTCCGCTCCTTCGGCCGCGAGCACCCGGACTGGGACGAGTACCGCGCGGCCATGTCGGAGCAGGGCAAGTGCCTGCTCCGGGTCACCCCGGTCCGCTGGGGGCCGGTCGCCACGGGCGGGTTCCCCGCGCACCTGGTCGACAGCCAGGGCTGA